The following are encoded in a window of Acinonyx jubatus isolate Ajub_Pintada_27869175 chromosome D4, VMU_Ajub_asm_v1.0, whole genome shotgun sequence genomic DNA:
- the IFNB1 gene encoding interferon beta: MTGRRILQIALLVCFFTTAHSVSYKLLGFQLRSSSLECQELLVNLNRTSKYCLKDRMNFEVPEEIKKSQRFQKEEAILVINEMFQKIFNIFSRSTSSTGWNETTVENLLATLHWQKEHLETILEEIMEEENFTWDNTTLLHLKKYYLRIVRYLKAKEYSICAWTVVHAEILRNFFFLERLIDYLQN, encoded by the coding sequence ATGACCGGCAGGCGCATCCTCCAAATCGCTCTCTTGGTGTGTTTCTTCACCACTGCGCATTCCGTGAGCTACAAGCTGCTTGGATTCCAACTAAGAAGCAGCAGTTTGGAGTGTCAGGAGCTCCTGGTGAACTTGAACAGAACCTCTAAATATTGCCTCAAGGACAGGATGAACTTCGAGGTCCCTGAGGAGATTAAAAAATCACAGCGGTTCCAGAAGGAGGAAGCCATATTGGTCATCAACGAGATGTTCCAGAAGatctttaatattttcagtaGAAGCACCTCTAGCACGGGATGGAATGAGACCACTGTTGAGAACCTCCTTGCGACACTCCACTGGCAGAAGGAACACCTGGAAACGATCCTGGAGGAAATCATGGAGGAGGAAAACTTCACCTGGGACAATACGACCCTTCTGCACCTGAAGAAATACTACTTAAGGATCGTGCGGTACCTGAAGGCCAAGGAGTACAGCATCTGTGCCTGGACAGTAGTCCACGCAGAAATCCTCAGGAACTTTTTCTTCCTTGAGAGACTTATAGATTATCTCCAAAACTGA